Below is a genomic region from Citrobacter tructae.
GCGGCCCGGTAGCGCGCTATCTGGTCAAACACTCCACCACGCCGGACGGTATGCCGGACGATCAGGCCGTGCCAACCGCGTTTGAGAAACCGGATGTCGGGCGCATGATCACCTCGCTGGTGCTGATTGAAACCATCGCGCTGATCGCTATCTGTCTGACGGTGGGCAAAATCGTTGCGCAACTGCTGGTCGGAACGGTGCTGGAACTGCCAACCTTTGTCTGCGTGCTGTTTGTCGGGGTGATCCTCAGCAATGGCCTGGCGTTAATGGGTTTTTATCGGGTGTTTGAGCGTGCGGTTTCAGTGCTGGGCAACGTGAGCCTGTCGCTGTTCCTGGCAATGGCGTTGATGAGCCTGAAGCTGTGGGAGCTGGCTTCGCTGGCGCTGCCAATGCTGGCGATTTTGGTTGTGCAGACGATCTTCATGGCGCTGTACGCCATATTTGTCACCTGGCGCATGATGGGCAAGAACTACGATGCCGCCGTACTGGCAGCCGGGCACTGCGGTTTTGGTCTCGGCGCAACGCCGACGGCTATTGCCAACATGCAGGCGATTACCGAGCGTTTTGGCCCATCGCACACTGCATTTTTAGTCGTGCCGATGGTGGGGGCGTTCTTCATCGATATCGTCAACGCGCTGGTGATTAAGCTGTATCTACTGTTGCCGATTTTTGCGCAATAAACGTCGTGCGGCGGTATGACAACCGCCGCCGTTATTTATCGATCACGCGTTGGAATAGCGCTCGGTTTCCGGCATCCAGCGCTCAATCAGCGCCACCGCCTGTTGCGGGTAACGTTCGTGAATATGACGGGCAATGCGCTGAACTTCCGGAATAATAGCCTGATCACGCAGTAGGTCCGCTACTTTGAATTCTGCCGTCCCCGTCTGACGGGTCCCCAGCAGTTCGCCCGGGCCGCGGATCTCCAAATCTTTTTGCGCAATCACAAACCCGTCGTTGCTGTCCCGCAGAACCTGCAGGCGTTTCTGCGCAGTTTTTGATAGCGGTGATTTGTAGAGTAGCACGCAGTGGGAGGCCACCGCGCCACGGCCAACGCGGCCGCGTAGCTGATGCAGTTGGGCCAGACCTAAGCGCTCCGGGTTTTCGATAATCATCAGGCTGGCGTTGGGGACGTCTACACCCACTTCAATCACCGTGGTGGCGATCAGCAGATGCAGTTCACCTTGCTTAAAGGCGGCCATCACCGACTGTTTCTCGGCGGGTTTCATGCGTCCGTGAACCAGACCAATATTGAGTTCCGGCAGGGCTAGTTTCAGCTCTTCCCATGTGGCTTCTGCCGCCTGAGCCTCTAACAAGTCAGACTCTTCAATCAGCGTGCAAACCCAGTATGCCTGGCGTCCTTCATGGGTACAGGCGTTGCGCACGCGGTCAATAATATCGCTGCGACGGGTATCCGGAATGGCGACTGTGGTGACCGGCGTACGACCCGGCGGGAGTTCGTCAATTACTGACGTGTCGAGATCGGCATAAGCGGTCATTGCCAGCGTGCGCGGGATTGGCGTGGCGGTCATGATCAGCTGGTGCGGGTGGAAACCCTGCTGCTGACCTTTCTCCCACAGTGCCAGACGCTGATGCACACCAAAACGATGCTGTTCATCGATGATAACCAGCGCCAGTCCGTTGAACTGTACCTGCTCCTGGAAAATGGCATGCGTACCGACAATCATCTGCACCTGACCGCTGGCGATGGCTTCTTGCTGCGCCTGGCGCGCTTTGCCTTTCTGTTTACCTGCCAACCAACCCACTTCAACACCCAGCGGCGCGAACCAGTTGCGGAAGTTATTCGCATGCTGTTCGGCCAGTAACTCGGTGGGGGCCATCAACGCCACCTGCTTGCCATGGGCGATAGCCCGTAGGGCAGCAAGCGCCGCGACTAGCGTTTTTCCGGAGCCGACATCGCCCTGTACCAGGCGCATCATGGGGATATCCAGCGCCATGTCGCGTTCGATCTCGGCGGTGACACGGGCCTGCGCAGCCGTTGGTTTAAACGGTAACGCCGCCAGTAGCTTATCTTTCAGCGCGTTGTTGGCGCTCAACGGCTGGGAGTGAAAACGCTGCGCCCCGGCACGTAATGCCAGCATGCTGAGGTTATGCGCCAGTAATTCTTCCAGAATCAGGCGTCGCTGTGCCGGATGTTGCCCGGTTTCGAGATCGCTGAGCTGTAGCGATGGCGGCGGACGGTGCAGCGTGCGCAGCGCTTCCGGCAGGCTCATCATGCCCTGCAACAACTCTGGCGGCAGCAGCTCGGCAATGGCGCAGGTATCGAGCAGATCCAGCGCCTGATCGGTCAGTTTGCGCAGCGTGGCCTGCTTCACGCCTTCGGTGGTTGGATACACCGGTGTGAGCGTTTCCTGCAATTCCGGCGTGCTGAGATCGCCTTGCACGCGGTATTCTGGGTGAATCATTTCTGCGCCGTATTTCCCGCGTTTGGCTTCACCGTATGCCAGCACCCGGCGGCCGGTGGCAAGGCTGTTTTTCATCGCTGCGCTGAAATTGAAAAAGCGCATGGTGAGAATGCCGGAGCCATCGCTGATCTGGCAGGTCATCATCCGGCGTCCACCGAAGGTGATATTGCAGCTCAGCACTTCGCCTTCAACGGTGGCATAGACGCCCGGTAGCAGTTCGCCAATTGGGTACAGATGGGTACGATCTTCGTAACGCAGAGGGAGGTGGAGCAGGAGGTCCTGCACGGTGTGCAGGC
It encodes:
- the gltS gene encoding sodium/glutamate symporter, which encodes MFYLDTLSTLVAATLVLLLGRKLVQSVPFLKKYTIPEPVAGGLLVAIALLVLKKSMGWEVNFDMTLRDPLMLAFFATIGLNANIASLRAGGRVVGIFLIVVVGLLLMQNAIGIGMATLLGLDPLMGLIAGSITLSGGHGTGAAWSKLFIERYGFTNATEVAMACATFGLVLGGLIGGPVARYLVKHSTTPDGMPDDQAVPTAFEKPDVGRMITSLVLIETIALIAICLTVGKIVAQLLVGTVLELPTFVCVLFVGVILSNGLALMGFYRVFERAVSVLGNVSLSLFLAMALMSLKLWELASLALPMLAILVVQTIFMALYAIFVTWRMMGKNYDAAVLAAGHCGFGLGATPTAIANMQAITERFGPSHTAFLVVPMVGAFFIDIVNALVIKLYLLLPIFAQ
- the recG gene encoding ATP-dependent DNA helicase RecG, with translation MKGRLLDAIPLNSLTGVGAAQSSKLAKIGLHTVQDLLLHLPLRYEDRTHLYPIGELLPGVYATVEGEVLSCNITFGGRRMMTCQISDGSGILTMRFFNFSAAMKNSLATGRRVLAYGEAKRGKYGAEMIHPEYRVQGDLSTPELQETLTPVYPTTEGVKQATLRKLTDQALDLLDTCAIAELLPPELLQGMMSLPEALRTLHRPPPSLQLSDLETGQHPAQRRLILEELLAHNLSMLALRAGAQRFHSQPLSANNALKDKLLAALPFKPTAAQARVTAEIERDMALDIPMMRLVQGDVGSGKTLVAALAALRAIAHGKQVALMAPTELLAEQHANNFRNWFAPLGVEVGWLAGKQKGKARQAQQEAIASGQVQMIVGTHAIFQEQVQFNGLALVIIDEQHRFGVHQRLALWEKGQQQGFHPHQLIMTATPIPRTLAMTAYADLDTSVIDELPPGRTPVTTVAIPDTRRSDIIDRVRNACTHEGRQAYWVCTLIEESDLLEAQAAEATWEELKLALPELNIGLVHGRMKPAEKQSVMAAFKQGELHLLIATTVIEVGVDVPNASLMIIENPERLGLAQLHQLRGRVGRGAVASHCVLLYKSPLSKTAQKRLQVLRDSNDGFVIAQKDLEIRGPGELLGTRQTGTAEFKVADLLRDQAIIPEVQRIARHIHERYPQQAVALIERWMPETERYSNA